GGCCGGCCGGCGTCTCGCCGGGCAGCTGGACACGCGGGCGTTGAGGTTTCGGCGGGAGGGTGGCCATGGTGTGCGGCGTGGGGCGCGCGCAATGTACCTGCGCCGACGGGCCGCTTGCCGGAGGCGGCACGCTGCGTGCATGGTGGCCATGACCTCGACTCGGTGCTCCCCCATGCCGTATTCGCACGTCGTCGCCGGTCAGCGCCACGCCTTCGCCGACCTGCGGCAGGTCATGGCCAAGGCCACGCCGCTGCGCTCGGGCGACGTGCTGGCCGGCATCGCGGCCGCGTCGTCGGTGGAGCGCATGGCGGCGCGCCTGTGCCTGGCCGAGCTGCCGCTCACGGTGTTCCTCCACGAGGCGCTGGTCCCCTACGAAGACGACGAGGTGACGCGGCTGATCCTCGACGGCCACGACGCCGCGGCCTTCGCCGAGGTCGGCCACCTGACGGTGGGCGGCTTCCGCGACTGGCTGCTGTCGGACCTGGCCGACGAGGCGGCGTTGGCGCGCATCCGCCCCGGCCTGACGCCGGAGATGGCGGCCGCGGTGTGCAAGCTGATGCGGCTGCAGGACCTGATGCTCGTCGCCCGCAAGTGCCGGGTGGTGACCGCCTTCCGCGACACCATCGGCCTGCCCGGCCACCTGGCGGTGCGGCTGCAGCCGAACCACCCCACCGACGATGCGGCCGGCATCGCCGCCTCGCTGCTCGACGGGCTGCTGTACGGCGCGGGCGATGCGGTGATCGGCATCAACCCGGTCGGCGACAGCGTGCCGCAGCTGGTGGACCTGCTGCAGCGGCTGGACGCGCTGATCCGGCGCTTCGACATCCCGACGCAGAGCTGCGTGCTCACGCACGTGACCAACACGCTGCGGGCCGTCGAGCGCGGCGCACCGGTGGACCTGGTGTTCCAGTCCAT
The sequence above is a segment of the Aquabacterium sp. J223 genome. Coding sequences within it:
- a CDS encoding ethanolamine ammonia-lyase subunit EutB, whose protein sequence is MPYSHVVAGQRHAFADLRQVMAKATPLRSGDVLAGIAAASSVERMAARLCLAELPLTVFLHEALVPYEDDEVTRLILDGHDAAAFAEVGHLTVGGFRDWLLSDLADEAALARIRPGLTPEMAAAVCKLMRLQDLMLVARKCRVVTAFRDTIGLPGHLAVRLQPNHPTDDAAGIAASLLDGLLYGAGDAVIGINPVGDSVPQLVDLLQRLDALIRRFDIPTQSCVLTHVTNTLRAVERGAPVDLVFQSIAGTQKANAGFGVSLSLLKEAHDAALSLKRGTVGTQCMYFETGQGSALSADAHHGVDQQTLEARAYAVARAFDPLLTNTVVGFIGPEYLYDGKQIVRAGLEDHFCGKLLGVPLGCDVCYTNHAEADGDDMDALMTLLATAGLSFLMGVPGADDVMLNYQSTSFHDALVLRRLLGLKRAPEFEAWLQRMDITDAAGELRALPASHPLLLAMETLGDGS